One Curtobacterium sp. MCLR17_032 genomic window carries:
- a CDS encoding LuxR C-terminal-related transcriptional regulator, producing MDTQPGREARITPAEHARLLADQADRHTLTLESVLAVLRSPRVGDAAARAEAVEIASAALVDLRTSTDRQREVLLEPVAGAFSRLRADLRPLVRFGDLDVQFVEPPANGRALPGDVAHAARAVVRTAVLTLVDEGRANRVRIQWDCDGRNLLMQLRDDGAGTHDVQDDAMRPIAERVAALAGQMRVDSTPGWGSVIDVTVPLDPPVASAPAPEDSDLTPREVDVLRLVATGVGNREIADGLGITVNTVKYHVANLLRKHGARTRAELAAHAHAG from the coding sequence ATGGACACGCAGCCCGGCCGGGAGGCCCGGATCACCCCCGCCGAGCATGCTCGCCTCCTCGCCGACCAGGCCGACCGGCACACGCTCACGCTCGAGTCCGTGCTGGCGGTGCTCCGCTCCCCCCGGGTGGGCGACGCCGCCGCCCGGGCCGAGGCGGTCGAGATCGCCTCGGCGGCACTCGTGGACCTGCGGACGTCGACGGACCGGCAGCGCGAGGTCCTGCTCGAGCCGGTGGCCGGGGCGTTCTCGCGCCTCCGGGCCGACCTGCGCCCCCTGGTCCGGTTCGGTGACCTGGACGTGCAGTTCGTCGAGCCGCCTGCGAACGGTCGCGCCCTGCCCGGCGACGTCGCCCACGCTGCCCGGGCGGTGGTGCGGACGGCGGTGCTCACCCTCGTGGACGAGGGCCGGGCGAACCGGGTCCGCATCCAGTGGGACTGCGACGGCCGGAACCTGCTCATGCAGCTCCGCGACGACGGCGCCGGGACGCACGACGTGCAGGACGACGCGATGCGGCCGATCGCCGAACGGGTCGCGGCGCTGGCCGGGCAGATGCGGGTCGACTCGACGCCCGGGTGGGGATCCGTGATCGACGTGACCGTGCCGCTGGACCCGCCCGTCGCCTCCGCCCCGGCCCCCGAGGACTCCGACCTGACGCCCCGCGAAGTCGACGTGCTGCGGCTCGTGGCGACCGGGGTCGGGAACCGGGAGATCGCGGACGGCCTCGGCATCACCGTGAACACGGTGAAGTACCACGTGGCGAACCTGCTCCGGAAGCACGGTGCCCGGACCCGGGCGGAGCTCGCGGCGCACGCGCACGCCGGCTGA
- a CDS encoding helix-turn-helix domain-containing protein, producing the protein MRITELRRLRGWTQERLAEESGIAVRTIQRVEGGKDASLESLSSIARALEVPVRELFAADGVTLLKPDVQGLDDRTAADQDRRDAFSRSWRYLYSGVGIVLAFLTIALIASRVWPGVTILLLGAYWVVGSLVGRFLMTTVIDPWLDRRYPLSRSRRSVASS; encoded by the coding sequence GTGCGGATCACGGAGCTGCGACGACTGCGCGGCTGGACCCAGGAACGACTGGCCGAGGAGAGTGGCATCGCGGTGCGGACGATCCAGCGGGTCGAGGGTGGGAAGGACGCCAGCCTCGAGTCGCTGTCCTCGATCGCCCGGGCCCTCGAGGTGCCGGTGCGCGAGCTGTTCGCCGCCGACGGCGTCACCCTGCTGAAACCCGACGTGCAGGGGCTCGACGACCGGACGGCGGCGGACCAGGACCGGCGGGACGCCTTCAGCCGCAGCTGGCGGTACCTCTACTCGGGCGTCGGCATCGTCCTGGCGTTCCTGACGATCGCGCTCATCGCCAGCCGGGTCTGGCCGGGCGTCACGATCCTGCTGCTCGGTGCCTACTGGGTGGTCGGGTCCCTCGTCGGACGGTTCCTCATGACGACGGTCATCGACCCCTGGCTCGACCGCCGCTACCCGCTGTCCCGGTCGCGTCGGTCGGTGGCATCTTCCTGA
- a CDS encoding response regulator transcription factor translates to MKVLIVDDDVQLVRALAVTLGARGYDVVTARDGRAAIDAVITERPDIVLLDLGMPRLDGIGVLEGIRGWSQVPVLVLSGRTDSSDKVDALDAGADDYVTKPFQMDELLARLRALGRRRAPAGGAEAAPTIRIGALVVDLVAKQVTAPDGPAIRLTPTEWRLLEVLVTNPDRLLTREMLLTEVWGPTHGTDSGYLRLYMAQLRRKLEPEPSHPRFLVTEAGMGYRFAPAG, encoded by the coding sequence ATGAAGGTCCTGATCGTGGACGACGACGTGCAGCTGGTGCGGGCGCTCGCCGTGACGCTCGGTGCCCGGGGCTACGACGTCGTCACCGCCCGCGACGGTCGGGCCGCCATCGACGCCGTGATCACCGAGCGGCCGGACATCGTGCTGCTCGACCTCGGCATGCCCCGGCTGGACGGCATCGGGGTGCTCGAGGGCATCCGCGGGTGGTCGCAGGTGCCGGTGCTGGTGCTGTCCGGGCGCACCGACTCGAGCGACAAGGTGGACGCCCTGGACGCCGGCGCGGACGACTACGTGACGAAGCCGTTCCAGATGGACGAGCTCCTGGCACGGCTGCGGGCCCTGGGTCGGCGACGGGCACCGGCGGGCGGGGCCGAGGCCGCGCCGACCATCCGCATCGGGGCGCTCGTGGTGGACCTCGTCGCGAAGCAGGTCACCGCGCCCGACGGACCCGCGATCCGGCTGACCCCGACCGAGTGGCGGCTGCTCGAGGTCCTCGTGACGAACCCCGACCGGCTGTTGACGCGCGAGATGCTCCTCACCGAGGTGTGGGGTCCGACGCACGGCACCGACTCCGGGTACCTGCGGCTGTACATGGCGCAGCTGCGGCGGAAGCTCGAGCCGGAGCCGTCGCACCCGCGGTTCCTGGTCACCGAGGCGGGGATGGGCTACCGGTTCGCGCCGGCCGGCTGA
- a CDS encoding ATP-binding protein, which yields MKRGKLRVLLGAAPGVGKTYTMLEEGRRMADHGRDVVIAVVETHGRAATAALVDGLEVVPRRTVEHRGVELDDMDLDAVLARRPEVALVDELAHSNAPGSPHEKRWQDVEALRAAGIDVISTVNVQHMQSLGDVVREITGTVQRETVPDAVVRAADQIEVVDLSPQALRDRLSDGLVYPAARIDAALSNYFRLGNLTALREIALLWLADEVDDALKRYRAEHGIANRWETRERVLVALTGGPEGETLLRRGARIAARSAGGELAAVHVTTNDGLRERHPGALGKQRALLEQLGGTYHQVVGDDVPTTLVRFARSVDATQIVMGISRRSRLAAALTGPGIGSTVIRESGDIDVHVVTHERAGGGFALPKLGGSLSRSRTVAAFLLALVAGPVLTWLLSLTDDPDSITVDVLAYQLLVLVVALIGGMLPAVFAAVLSGLSLDFFFVRPLHQVTVQQPWHLFALVMYVVSAVLVSFVVDRSARRSRTARRAAAESGLLVGIAGSVLRGDDALQALVERTREAFGFAGVRVRQGDEVPATSGTFGDEPDAATTLPSGAVLEFAGAPDDPTQRRLLRVVEQQLDAALEHRALTRTAVDAERIAAVDRVRSAILAAVSHDVRRPIAAASAAVQSLRARDVRLGEADREALLATADESLRQLAVLLADLLDVSRVQAGVLAAAPVPTALDTVVAPALDELELGPEDVDLDLPAELPPVLADPVLLQRVVVNLLANAVRYSPDGERVRIAASAFAGRVELRVADRGPGIPEDRREDVFQPFQRLGDTDNETGLGLGLALARGFTEGMGGTIEVDDTPGGGLTVVVRLPIAGHLGVVGR from the coding sequence GTGAAGCGAGGGAAGCTGCGGGTGCTGCTCGGTGCGGCCCCCGGCGTGGGCAAGACCTACACGATGCTCGAAGAGGGCCGCCGGATGGCCGACCACGGCCGCGACGTGGTCATCGCCGTCGTCGAGACCCACGGCCGCGCCGCCACCGCCGCCCTCGTCGACGGGCTCGAGGTCGTCCCCCGTCGCACGGTCGAACACCGCGGGGTCGAACTCGACGACATGGACCTCGACGCCGTCCTGGCCCGCCGACCCGAGGTCGCCCTGGTCGACGAACTCGCGCACTCGAACGCCCCCGGCAGCCCGCACGAGAAGCGCTGGCAGGACGTCGAAGCACTGCGTGCCGCCGGCATCGACGTCATCTCGACGGTGAACGTCCAGCACATGCAGTCCCTCGGCGACGTCGTCCGCGAGATCACCGGCACCGTCCAACGCGAGACCGTCCCCGACGCCGTCGTCCGCGCCGCCGACCAGATCGAGGTCGTCGACCTCTCCCCGCAGGCCCTCCGCGACCGACTGTCCGACGGACTCGTGTACCCGGCCGCCCGGATCGACGCGGCCCTGTCGAACTACTTCCGCCTCGGCAACCTCACCGCCCTCCGCGAGATCGCCCTGCTCTGGCTGGCCGACGAGGTCGACGACGCGCTCAAGCGCTACCGCGCCGAACACGGCATCGCGAACCGGTGGGAGACCCGGGAGCGCGTCCTGGTCGCCCTGACCGGCGGCCCCGAGGGCGAGACCCTGCTCCGCCGCGGGGCCCGCATCGCCGCCCGCTCGGCCGGCGGAGAGCTCGCCGCCGTGCACGTCACCACCAACGACGGCCTGCGCGAACGGCACCCGGGCGCCCTCGGCAAGCAGCGCGCCCTGCTCGAACAGCTCGGCGGCACCTACCACCAGGTCGTCGGCGACGACGTGCCCACCACCCTGGTCCGGTTCGCCCGGTCGGTCGACGCGACCCAGATCGTGATGGGCATCAGCCGTCGCAGCCGACTCGCCGCCGCCCTCACCGGGCCGGGCATCGGCAGCACCGTCATCCGCGAGTCCGGGGACATCGACGTGCACGTCGTCACCCACGAGCGCGCGGGCGGCGGCTTCGCGCTGCCGAAGCTCGGCGGCAGCCTGTCCCGCTCCCGGACCGTGGCGGCGTTCCTGCTCGCCCTGGTCGCCGGCCCGGTCCTGACCTGGCTCCTCAGCCTGACCGACGACCCCGACTCGATCACCGTCGACGTGCTCGCCTACCAGCTGCTCGTGCTCGTCGTCGCGCTGATCGGCGGCATGCTGCCCGCCGTGTTCGCCGCCGTCCTGTCCGGGCTGAGTCTCGACTTCTTCTTCGTCCGACCCCTGCACCAGGTCACCGTCCAGCAGCCCTGGCACCTGTTCGCCCTCGTCATGTACGTCGTCAGCGCGGTGCTCGTCAGCTTCGTCGTCGACCGCTCCGCCCGACGCTCCCGCACCGCACGCCGGGCCGCCGCCGAGTCCGGGCTCCTCGTCGGGATCGCCGGCAGCGTCCTCCGCGGGGACGACGCCCTCCAGGCCCTCGTCGAGCGCACCCGCGAGGCCTTCGGCTTCGCCGGGGTCCGGGTCCGCCAGGGCGACGAGGTGCCGGCCACGTCGGGGACGTTCGGCGACGAGCCGGACGCGGCCACGACCCTCCCGTCCGGTGCCGTCCTGGAGTTCGCCGGCGCGCCCGACGACCCCACCCAGCGGCGGCTGCTGCGCGTCGTCGAGCAGCAGCTCGACGCCGCCCTGGAACACCGCGCCCTCACCCGCACCGCCGTCGACGCGGAACGCATCGCCGCCGTCGACCGGGTGCGGAGCGCCATCCTGGCGGCCGTCAGCCACGACGTGCGCCGGCCGATCGCCGCCGCCAGCGCCGCCGTCCAGTCCCTCCGCGCAAGGGATGTGCGGTTGGGCGAGGCCGACCGGGAGGCGCTCCTCGCGACCGCCGACGAGAGCCTCCGTCAGCTGGCGGTCCTGTTGGCCGACCTGCTCGACGTCAGCCGTGTACAGGCCGGAGTGCTCGCCGCCGCCCCCGTCCCCACGGCACTCGACACGGTCGTCGCGCCCGCACTCGACGAACTCGAACTCGGCCCGGAGGACGTCGACCTCGACCTGCCCGCCGAACTGCCGCCGGTCCTCGCCGACCCGGTACTGCTGCAGCGCGTCGTCGTGAACCTGCTCGCCAACGCCGTCCGCTACTCACCCGACGGCGAGCGCGTCCGGATCGCGGCGAGCGCCTTCGCCGGCAGGGTCGAACTCCGCGTCGCGGACCGCGGCCCCGGGATCCCCGAGGACCGCCGCGAAGACGTGTTCCAGCCGTTCCAGCGGCTCGGGGACACGGACAACGAGACCGGACTCGGACTCGGCCTGGCGCTCGCGCGCGGGTTCACCGAGGGCATGGGCGGCACGATCGAGGTCGACGACACCCCCGGCGGTGGGCTCACCGTCGTGGTGCGGCTGCCGATCGCGGGACACCTGGGAGTGGTGGGCAGATGA
- the kdpC gene encoding potassium-transporting ATPase subunit KdpC, with amino-acid sequence MASSSRSFLRSTGVAVRLTLLATVVLGVGYPLAVWGVGQAAFHDQANGSMVTDSSGTTVGSSLIGQSFTGKDAARWFQSRPSAAGEHGYDANASSGSNLGPSNPDLTKAIEERRAAIAKADGVPASEVPADALTASGSGLDPDISPEYARLQIARVASARGVSEARVRALVDEHTESRQLGFLGGPAVNVLELNLALAKLG; translated from the coding sequence ATGGCTTCCTCTTCTCGCTCCTTCCTCCGCTCCACCGGTGTGGCCGTGCGCCTCACCCTCCTCGCCACCGTCGTCCTCGGCGTCGGCTACCCGCTCGCCGTCTGGGGTGTCGGCCAGGCCGCCTTCCACGACCAGGCGAACGGCTCGATGGTCACCGACTCCTCCGGCACCACCGTGGGCTCGTCGTTGATCGGGCAGTCGTTCACCGGCAAGGACGCGGCCCGCTGGTTCCAGTCCCGCCCCTCGGCCGCCGGCGAGCACGGGTACGACGCGAACGCCTCGTCCGGGTCGAACCTCGGCCCGTCGAACCCCGACCTGACCAAGGCGATCGAGGAACGTCGTGCCGCGATCGCGAAGGCCGACGGCGTGCCCGCGTCCGAGGTCCCGGCGGACGCGCTGACGGCTTCCGGCTCCGGGCTCGACCCGGACATCAGCCCCGAGTACGCCCGCCTGCAGATCGCCCGTGTGGCCTCGGCCCGCGGTGTCTCCGAGGCCCGGGTCCGTGCCCTGGTCGACGAGCACACCGAGTCCCGGCAGCTCGGGTTCCTCGGCGGCCCGGCGGTCAACGTCCTCGAGCTGAACCTGGCGCTGGCGAAGCTCGGCTGA
- the kdpB gene encoding potassium-transporting ATPase subunit KdpB, with product MTTLTPETEQHTAEQPGRRSSAFGPRQLAAGLPGAFRKLDPRLMWKNPVMFIVEVGAALTTVTAVVEPFTRSGGAADSGAPVPSSFTIAIAVWLWLTVVFANLAESVAEGRGKAQAETLRKTRSTTSARRVVGYSASDPAALSTATEDVASVDLAKGDLVVVVAGEVVPGDGDVVDGIASVDESAVTGESAPVIRESGGDRSAVTGGTRVLSDRIVVRITSTPGETFIDRMIRLVEGAARQKTPNEIALNILLASLSIVFVIVCLTMQPIAGLVGSTVSITVLIALLVCLIPTTIGALLSAIGIAGMDRLVQHNVLAMSGRAVEAAGDITTLLLDKTGTITYGNRRASRVVPVPGVTEPELMAAAALSSAADGTPEGRSIVDLALAAGVSTPLPAGGVEVPFTAQTRMSGVDLPEGSSVRKGAAAAVLAWADTRDAGVTAAIDATVAEISDQGGTPLVVGRRDAAGTVQLLGVVHLKDVVKDGLAERFTELRSMGIRTVMITGDNPRTAKAIAAEAGVDDYLAEATPEDKLALIRREQEGGNLVAMTGDGTNDAPALAQADVGVAMNTGTTAAKEAGNMVDLDSDPTKLIDVVRIGKQLLITRGALTTFSIANDIAKYFAIIPAMFQATFPGLGALNIMHLHSPASAILSAIVFNALVIVALIPLSLRGVKYRAASASSILGRNLLVYGLGGVIVPFIGIKLIDLVVGLIPGF from the coding sequence ATGACCACCCTGACTCCCGAGACGGAGCAGCACACCGCTGAGCAGCCGGGCCGACGCTCGTCGGCCTTCGGACCCCGCCAACTGGCGGCGGGCCTCCCGGGTGCGTTCCGCAAGCTGGACCCCCGGCTGATGTGGAAGAACCCGGTGATGTTCATCGTCGAGGTGGGGGCCGCCCTGACGACGGTCACCGCCGTCGTCGAGCCCTTCACCCGGTCGGGAGGCGCGGCCGACTCCGGCGCGCCCGTCCCGTCCTCCTTCACCATCGCGATCGCCGTCTGGCTCTGGCTGACGGTCGTCTTCGCGAACCTGGCCGAGTCCGTCGCCGAGGGGCGCGGCAAGGCGCAGGCCGAGACGCTCCGCAAGACCCGTTCGACGACCAGCGCCCGCCGCGTCGTCGGCTACTCTGCGTCCGACCCGGCCGCACTGTCCACCGCCACGGAGGACGTCGCCTCGGTCGACCTGGCGAAGGGCGACCTGGTGGTCGTCGTCGCCGGCGAGGTGGTCCCCGGTGACGGAGACGTCGTCGACGGCATCGCCTCGGTCGACGAGTCCGCCGTCACGGGTGAGTCCGCCCCGGTGATCCGCGAGTCCGGCGGCGACCGCAGTGCCGTGACCGGCGGTACCCGGGTGCTGTCCGACCGGATCGTGGTGCGCATCACCTCGACCCCTGGCGAGACCTTCATCGACCGGATGATCCGCCTGGTCGAGGGCGCCGCCCGCCAGAAGACGCCGAACGAGATCGCGCTGAACATCCTGCTCGCGTCGCTGTCGATCGTCTTCGTGATCGTCTGCCTCACCATGCAGCCGATCGCCGGGCTCGTCGGCTCGACGGTCAGCATCACGGTGCTCATCGCGCTGCTCGTCTGCCTCATCCCGACCACCATCGGGGCGCTGCTCTCCGCGATCGGCATCGCCGGCATGGACCGGCTCGTGCAGCACAACGTCCTGGCGATGTCCGGCCGTGCGGTCGAGGCCGCCGGTGACATCACCACGCTGCTCCTCGACAAGACCGGCACCATCACGTACGGCAACCGCCGCGCCTCCCGGGTCGTCCCGGTGCCGGGCGTGACCGAGCCGGAGCTGATGGCCGCCGCGGCGCTCTCGAGTGCCGCGGACGGGACGCCCGAGGGCCGCTCGATCGTGGACCTGGCGCTCGCTGCCGGGGTCTCCACGCCCCTCCCGGCCGGCGGGGTCGAGGTGCCGTTCACGGCGCAGACCCGGATGTCCGGCGTCGACCTGCCCGAAGGGTCCTCGGTCCGGAAGGGTGCTGCTGCGGCAGTGCTCGCCTGGGCGGACACCCGCGACGCCGGTGTCACCGCGGCGATCGACGCAACCGTCGCGGAGATCTCCGACCAGGGCGGCACGCCGCTCGTCGTCGGCCGTCGTGACGCTGCCGGCACCGTCCAGCTGCTCGGCGTCGTGCACCTCAAGGACGTCGTCAAGGACGGCCTGGCCGAGCGGTTCACCGAACTGCGCAGCATGGGCATCCGCACCGTGATGATCACCGGCGACAACCCGCGCACCGCCAAGGCCATCGCGGCCGAGGCCGGCGTCGACGACTACCTCGCCGAGGCCACCCCGGAGGACAAGCTCGCGCTGATCCGCCGCGAGCAGGAGGGCGGCAACCTCGTCGCCATGACCGGTGACGGCACGAACGACGCCCCGGCCCTGGCGCAGGCGGACGTCGGCGTGGCGATGAACACCGGGACGACCGCGGCCAAGGAGGCCGGCAACATGGTCGACCTGGACTCGGACCCGACGAAGCTCATCGACGTCGTCCGGATCGGCAAGCAGCTGCTCATCACCCGCGGTGCGCTCACCACGTTCTCGATCGCCAACGACATCGCCAAGTACTTCGCCATCATCCCGGCGATGTTCCAGGCGACGTTCCCCGGCCTCGGCGCGCTGAACATCATGCACCTGCACTCTCCGGCGTCGGCGATCCTGTCGGCGATCGTGTTCAACGCGCTCGTCATCGTGGCGCTCATCCCGCTGTCCCTGCGTGGCGTCAAGTACCGCGCAGCCTCGGCGTCGTCGATCCTCGGCCGCAACCTGCTCGTCTACGGGCTCGGCGGCGTCATCGTCCCCTTCATCGGCATCAAGTTGATCGACCTCGTCGTCGGTCTCATCCCGGGGTTCTAG
- the kdpA gene encoding potassium-transporting ATPase subunit KdpA, whose product MGAAQTWAGIAQVALLVLLLVVAHRPLGDWMARVFTSTHHGRIERGVYRLIGVDPDAEQSWAAYLRGVLLFSVAGLLLVYLLQRIQVVLPGDLGLPAVGPALAFNTAASFVANTNWQSYSPEATVGYTVQMAGLAVQNFLSAAVGLAVAVALVRGFARRKSGTLGNVWVDVVRGTGRLLLPLAFVSALVLVAGGIIQSWGAGTDVSTLAGGTQHIPHGFVASQEAIKELGTNGGGYFNANSAHPFENPQAWTSLFEVFLMLVIPFSLPRTFGKMVGDTRQGTAIVSVMSGIFLVSLAAMSIAELAGGGSATHAAGAAMEGKEVRFGILGSTLFATATTSTSTGAVNAMHDSFTPLGGMMALINMMLGEVTPGGVGSGLYGMLVLAVITVFIGGLLVGRTPEYLGKKIRAKEMTYAALYILVTPTVVLTGTALSLLIPGVREQVLGTSLFNPGNHGLSELLYAFTSAGNNNGSAFGGLTANTTWMNSALGVAMLLGRFVPMVFVLALAGSLAKQDKVPATVGTLPTHRPLFIVLLGGVAVIVTALTYFPVLALGPLAEGLS is encoded by the coding sequence ATGGGCGCCGCGCAGACCTGGGCCGGCATCGCCCAGGTCGCCCTCCTCGTGCTGCTCCTCGTCGTGGCCCACCGGCCGCTCGGCGACTGGATGGCCCGCGTCTTCACGAGCACCCACCACGGTCGCATCGAGCGTGGGGTCTACCGCCTGATCGGTGTCGACCCCGACGCCGAGCAGTCGTGGGCCGCGTACCTCCGCGGCGTGCTGCTCTTCAGCGTCGCCGGACTGCTGCTCGTCTACCTGCTCCAGCGCATCCAGGTGGTGCTGCCGGGTGACCTCGGCCTGCCCGCCGTCGGCCCCGCGCTCGCGTTCAACACCGCGGCGTCGTTCGTCGCGAACACGAACTGGCAGTCGTACTCGCCCGAGGCCACCGTCGGGTACACCGTGCAGATGGCCGGCCTGGCGGTGCAGAACTTCCTGTCCGCTGCCGTCGGTCTCGCCGTCGCCGTCGCCCTGGTCCGCGGGTTCGCCCGTCGGAAGTCCGGCACGCTCGGCAACGTGTGGGTCGACGTGGTCCGCGGCACCGGGCGTCTGCTCCTGCCGCTGGCGTTCGTCTCCGCACTCGTGCTCGTCGCGGGCGGCATCATCCAGTCGTGGGGCGCCGGCACCGACGTCAGCACACTGGCCGGTGGCACGCAGCACATCCCGCACGGCTTCGTCGCCTCGCAGGAGGCCATCAAGGAGCTCGGGACGAACGGCGGCGGGTACTTCAACGCCAACTCCGCCCACCCGTTCGAGAACCCGCAGGCCTGGACGAGTCTCTTCGAGGTCTTCCTCATGCTCGTCATCCCGTTCTCGCTGCCCCGCACCTTCGGCAAGATGGTCGGCGACACCCGTCAGGGCACCGCGATCGTCTCCGTGATGAGCGGCATCTTCCTGGTGTCCCTGGCCGCGATGTCGATCGCCGAACTCGCCGGTGGCGGATCCGCGACGCACGCCGCCGGAGCCGCGATGGAGGGCAAGGAGGTCCGCTTCGGCATCCTCGGCTCGACGCTCTTCGCCACCGCGACGACCTCGACGTCCACCGGTGCCGTCAACGCCATGCACGACAGCTTCACCCCGCTCGGCGGCATGATGGCGCTGATCAACATGATGCTCGGCGAGGTCACCCCCGGCGGTGTCGGGTCCGGCCTGTACGGCATGCTCGTGCTCGCCGTCATCACGGTCTTCATCGGTGGGCTGCTCGTCGGCCGCACGCCGGAGTACCTCGGCAAGAAGATCCGCGCCAAGGAGATGACCTACGCCGCGCTGTACATCCTGGTCACCCCGACCGTGGTGCTCACCGGCACGGCCCTGTCGCTCCTGATCCCCGGCGTCCGGGAGCAGGTGCTCGGCACGTCGCTCTTCAACCCGGGCAACCACGGCCTGTCCGAACTGCTCTACGCGTTCACCAGCGCCGGCAACAACAACGGCTCGGCGTTCGGCGGTCTGACCGCGAACACGACGTGGATGAACTCCGCGCTCGGCGTCGCGATGCTGCTCGGCCGCTTCGTGCCGATGGTGTTCGTCCTGGCGCTCGCCGGGTCGCTGGCCAAGCAGGACAAGGTGCCGGCGACCGTCGGCACGCTGCCCACGCACCGGCCGCTGTTCATCGTGCTCCTGGGCGGCGTCGCCGTCATCGTCACCGCACTCACGTACTTCCCGGTGCTCGCACTGGGCCCGCTCGCAGAAGGACTGTCCTGA
- a CDS encoding potassium-transporting ATPase subunit F yields MIAITIAAAVLGLAAVVYLVWALVRPEKF; encoded by the coding sequence GTGATCGCCATCACCATCGCCGCCGCCGTCCTCGGCCTCGCCGCTGTCGTGTACCTCGTCTGGGCGCTCGTCCGCCCCGAGAAGTTCTGA
- a CDS encoding WYL domain-containing protein: protein MPTPSSRMLALLSLLQVRREWSGPDLAGRLDVSPRTVRRDVDRLRELGYRVDALRGPAGGYRLSAGSDLPPLLFDDDQAVAIALALAVAPASGADIAEAATRALTTVRQVMPARLRHRIDAVQVVTTPGSVVVDPGVLVAVSEAVRTRTVLRFGYAPAWPPGVEDDRPPRRVEPHALLARNGRWYLLAWDTDAGDWRTYRVDRILPKVPTGLPFVPRDVPGGDPAAFVAARFRGAGPSGDGPAWPCVGTAVLQVDARTIAPYLTEDAVLEALPDHSCRLTAGSWSWPALAALFAGFDADFVVTGPDALRDAVQQVADRLRSAAPE from the coding sequence ATGCCCACCCCGTCCTCCCGCATGCTCGCGCTGCTGTCCCTCCTGCAGGTGCGCCGCGAGTGGTCCGGGCCCGACCTGGCCGGGCGACTCGACGTCAGCCCGCGCACCGTCCGGCGGGACGTCGACCGCCTCCGCGAACTCGGCTACCGGGTCGACGCGCTGCGCGGACCCGCCGGCGGCTACCGGCTGTCCGCCGGGTCCGACCTGCCGCCGCTGCTCTTCGACGACGACCAGGCCGTCGCGATCGCCCTCGCGCTCGCCGTCGCCCCGGCGTCCGGCGCGGACATCGCCGAGGCGGCCACCCGCGCCCTGACGACGGTCCGGCAGGTGATGCCGGCCCGGCTGCGCCACCGCATCGACGCCGTCCAGGTCGTCACCACACCGGGTTCGGTCGTGGTCGACCCGGGCGTGCTGGTCGCCGTGAGCGAGGCGGTCCGCACCCGTACGGTCCTCCGCTTCGGGTACGCGCCCGCCTGGCCGCCGGGAGTGGAGGACGACCGGCCACCCCGCCGTGTCGAACCACACGCACTCCTCGCGCGGAACGGCCGCTGGTACCTGCTCGCCTGGGACACCGACGCGGGGGACTGGCGCACCTACCGGGTGGACCGGATCCTGCCGAAGGTGCCCACGGGCCTCCCGTTCGTCCCACGGGACGTCCCGGGTGGCGACCCGGCCGCGTTCGTCGCGGCCCGCTTCCGGGGCGCCGGGCCGTCCGGCGACGGGCCCGCCTGGCCGTGCGTCGGTACCGCCGTGCTGCAGGTGGACGCGCGCACGATCGCGCCGTACCTCACCGAGGACGCCGTCCTGGAGGCCCTCCCCGACCACAGCTGTCGTCTCACCGCCGGCTCGTGGTCGTGGCCAGCCCTCGCGGCGCTGTTCGCCGGCTTCGACGCCGACTTCGTCGTCACCGGCCCCGATGCCCTGCGGGACGCGGTGCAGCAGGTGGCCGACCGTCTCCGGTCCGCCGCTCCGGAGTGA
- a CDS encoding VOC family protein, with protein sequence MTITTTPHVNFDGQAAAALAFWGEALGTEPVLVTYGQSGAVADPVWADRVVWGQVSSASGVRVMAFDVWPGQPYDQGTNSAYVYLSGTDEDEIRAVWAGLQEGAEVRQPLGASAWSPLAGQLRDRFGVVWALDVPAQQG encoded by the coding sequence ATGACCATCACCACCACGCCCCACGTGAACTTCGACGGACAGGCCGCTGCGGCCCTGGCGTTCTGGGGCGAGGCCCTCGGCACCGAGCCGGTCCTCGTGACGTACGGGCAGAGCGGCGCCGTGGCGGACCCGGTCTGGGCGGACCGGGTCGTCTGGGGTCAGGTGTCCTCGGCGAGCGGCGTCCGCGTGATGGCGTTCGACGTGTGGCCCGGACAGCCCTACGACCAGGGCACGAACAGTGCGTACGTCTACCTGTCCGGAACGGACGAGGACGAGATCCGCGCGGTGTGGGCCGGCCTGCAGGAGGGCGCCGAGGTGCGGCAGCCGCTCGGAGCCTCGGCATGGTCGCCGCTCGCCGGGCAGCTCCGCGACCGGTTCGGCGTCGTCTGGGCCCTCGACGTGCCGGCGCAGCAGGGCTGA